CTGGTATTTATAGCTTTCCAACGCATATTGGCTATATGCCGTCGTTAGAATCACAAGGGGTGGTTTGGACATGGAGGATAACATTTCCAGACCGGACATTCCAGGCATGTTGATGTCCAGAAAAATCAGGTCTACGTGATGTTTATACAAAAAGTTCATCGCCTCTATCGCGTTATAAAATCCACCGGAAAGACAAAGGGTAGTCATTTTTTCCAGATAATGACCGATCACCAGATGTGCCCCCTCTTCGTCATCAACTATGATACAGCTTAGTGGCTTTGGCATTTCAGAGGCGATTTAACTGGATGGATAAAATTGTTTTATATTCCATTTCATTTTCGGTGGTTACAAACTGATAGCCGTCCTTGTACAGCAATTCAAGACGTTGACGGATGTTTCCCAGTCCGATTCCGGTGGAGCTATCTGTAAGGGACTCATCCGGTAGGGAGTTTGTAACGCATACGACCAGCGATTCAGTGGATATTTCAATGTTGATTTTTACAGACCACTTTCTGGTAATCGTCAGGCTATGTTTAAATGCGTTTTCTATCAAAGTGATCAAAATCAACGGCGCAATCCTGAACCTGCTGAGTGCTGCCTGGTCGCTGGGAAACGAAAATGAGATTTCACAGCGCTTTCCGATGCGCTCTTTTTCCATCACAATGTAATCGGCTATAAACTGAATTTCTTCAGCAATGCTTACAAGGGGCTTATTTCCGTTTTCCAATTGATAACGCATGAGGTTGGATAGCTTTAAAATTAGTTGTGGGGTTCTTTCAGGGGCCGTCAGACTGACGCCATACAGATTATTGAACATATTGAAGAAAAAGTGCGGGTTTAGCTGCGCATGCAAAAACTTAATGTTCATCTCGCTCATCATCAGCTGGTCCTGACTACGTTGCTTGAGCTCAATAGCAAACTGACGGATCAGAAAAAGGGACATGATGGTGATGGTACTGATCAGGCAAATGACAAAATGGTATAGGATCCAGAACCAAATGCTTCCGCGGTGATAAAAATCCGGCTCGATCAGGTAATAATTCAACGTGTATAATAGTGTCGCTCCTGCCAGGGTGGAAAGAATGGTGACTACTGCATAGGAGCTGAAACGCTTTTGAAGGTACAGCGGAAATACAAAGTAGCGATGTACCTTAGCTTGCAAATAAAGCACCAGAAAAAACGCCAGTCCTTTAATGAAGCCGGCAAGGGTATCGATCTGAATCCATTCATGCAACATCGTAAGAATGAACATCGCAATAAAGAACCCGGCTTCCTGTATATACCTGCTTTGGTACCATTTTCGTTTCTCTGCCATGGCTAATCATTTTGTTGTGTGACAATGATCCGTTTTTTTTTCTAACGATCCAAGAATACATGACCAACGTTGTTCATCATGTAAATGGCCGGCTTGGTCATGTATTTTCTTGTCAGGCGCCTTGAATGATTTTCTTTGGGCGTTTAAAACTTGAATTTCTAATATGTTAACCTATTTTTTACGCATTTGCTTTGCTGTGTTTTTTATGCTGGCCATCCATCAGCCTTTTGCTGTTGCCCAGGTTCCTGCTCAACCTGCTACAGGTAAAAAGACTTCAATCATCAGTGGATTAGTGGTCGATTCGGCAACTCACAAACCGCTGGATTTTGTCACGCTCATTCTAACGTCTGATAAGGGGGCAGTAATTAAAACAGCTGCCAGTGCCCAAAATGGGACGTTTACTTTTGAAGTTGCAAATGGCGGCAATTACATCCTGAATGCCTCTTATATGGGCTACAGGAATTATACTTCTTCGGCAATTACTTTAAAGGGAGGGGGTACCATTGATCTCGGACGTATCGCACTGCATCAGCAGCCTGGGATGCTGTCAGAGGTAACCGTTGCCGGTAAGAAGGCTTTAATCCAGAATAAGGGAGACAAGATCATTTACAACGCTTCTTCAGACGTCAGCAATAAATCGGGATCTGCCTCAGATGTTTTTAGGAAGGCGCCTATGGTAACGGTTGATGCCGATGGCGGAATTAAAATGAGGGGCAGCTCCAATATTAAAGTATTGTTGAATGGACTTCCGTCTACTATCCTTGCGAAAAATTTAAAGGAAGCGTTAAAGACAATTCCGGCATCCTCCATTGAATCCATTGAGGTGATCACTACGCCTTCGGCTAAATATGAAGCGGAAGGCGCCGCAGGCGTGATCAATATTGTTACGAAAAAGAAGATGCAGGGAACCAGCGGGAACGTTGATATCAGTGGTGGTAATCTTGAACAGAGCGCTGCTGCGGGGTTAAATGTAGCTGCCGGGAAATTCAATTTCAATCTTTCCCTGAATTCAAACAGGGAAAGAAACCGGAGCCTCTCAGAATTGAGCAGGCAGACGATATTTGAGGGGCAGCAAATCGGTAATCTCTTTCAGCGCAATGAGTCCGTCACGCGCAGCAAAGGTGCTTACGGAAACTTTAGCACGGAGTTTCGACCTGATTCGACTCAGAAAATTGGCGCTACTGTTTCGTTATGGCATGGCAGCTGGCCGGTAGAAAGCAAGCTCTATAATCTTTACAATAGCCCTCAGGGTACCAGCGAATACAACCAAAATAGCAATCAGGATGGTAAATTTACCACTTTTGATCTTTCTCTTAATTATCAGAAAAAGTTCAGACAAGTAGGGCAGGAGCTGTCATTGATCGGTCAATACAGCCCTTCCAATGATCAGTCTGATTATCTGACCCAGCAATACCTGCCTACAGGTCAGCGCTCTTTTAGGGAGACCAGCCCCAACAGAGGTAGTGGCAACGACAAGAGTTTGCAGGCGGATTATGTACATCCCCTGGGAAACGCCGGTAAAAATATTGTTGAGACCGGTGTACGATATAGCCGTACCCAGTCAAAAAGCGCATACTCAGTTTTCAATAACCGCAACAATCCATCCTCGGTCGATCTGACCGAAGATCCCAGCCGCTCGGATACCATGAATTACTTTCAAAATATCTTTGCCGGATATTTCAGTGTTAAGTTTGAAACCAAAAATCATTGGGCTTTCCGGTCCGGACTACGGTATGAAAGTACCAATCTGGGTGGGAGTTTCCAGGGGCCTATTCCTTCGTTTAAGGCGAAGTTCGGCAATTTTGTTCCCAGCATGCTCATCACCAAAAAGCTTGGTGAGTTCCATGAGCTGAAACTGAATTATACCGAACGTATCCGCCGCCCCTGGATCTGGGACCTGAACCCCTATGTCAATGCAAGCGATCCTAGAAACCTGACTTATGGCAATCCAAATCTAAGGCCGGAAATTACAAGGATGCTGGAAGCCGGATATGGCTATACTTCGGCCTCGGGATTCAGTCTGAACAGCAGTGTCTATTTCAATTCAAACCGCAATGCCATTGAATCCCTCAGTACACTGGACAGCCTTGGAATATCCAGGACGACTTCCCGGAATATTGCTGCAAACAGGCGTTTAGGGACCAACGTCTTTACCAGTTTACAGCTCAATCCCAATTGGTCTTTAAGCGCTGGCGCGGAATTTTATCATGTGTGGTTTGAAAGCAAGGCGTTGAATGTAAAAAATGACGCCAACTTCTACTCGTTTAACTTTAATACTGCCTATGTGTTTTCATCGGGTTATACCATTCAGGCTTCCGGCGATTACAGCAATGGATATGTTACCCTGCAGGGCAGGAGCTCGGCGAATTATACTTACCGTTTCTCTGCGCGCAAAGAGCTGCTGAATAAGAAAGCAAGTGTTACGCTCGGTATTAATAATCCATTTCAAAACAGGTTCCTTCAAAAAAGTTTTACATCGGCTTCGACCTTCAATAGTACCAGCAACAGCTGGCATTATAACCGGTCATTCTCGCTGGCTTTGAGCTACAGGTTTGGAAGTATGCAGGCTGCTCCGGATTATTCGAAAGGCAATCATGAACAGGGGGCGCAGCCGGTCAGAAGAGGCCGCGGGAATTGATAGTTGTACTGTTTTAGGGAAATGGGGGATTAGGAACTGCCTTGGTTTCTGGGACAACTTTCCTTATCAGGGTATCTGGAATGATAATAGGCTTAGTTAAAATCGGTTCTGCTCAGTATTTCTTTAATAAGTTAGTTTAAAAGTGGCGAAGTGGTCTATAGGAAAACTTCGCCTGTTTTATTCATATAAAAATGAATAAATATTAATTATTTAAAGCTTAATGCTTCATTTATTTTTTGTGGATTGATTTCGTGACTTGGCCTTGGTGCATCAGCTCTGTCGTCAAGACTGATGTAAAGAAATACAACGTCTTAGGGAGAGTGCGATTTAGCGTGGCTGGTTTTGAGGGTAAAAATGAGGCTGCTGCAGATGAAGTTTCACAAATGATTGAGATGGCCCCGTAGAGCTAATAAATCAAAGTAAGGCGATCAACAATCACTAAAAATTACCATAATTCATAGATATTCACTAACATTGAACAATTTAACTCTCTAAATTTATTATTTCGGGACAAAATTGAAAAGTGATAAGCATAAATCTTCAGATCTGGAACTGCTCCTTTCTTTAAAGAAAGGTAACAAAACTGCATATGCTGAAATTTATGAGCGATACTGGTCGCTTCTTTTACAACACGCTATTGGGATGCTGCAGGATGAAGATATTGCTCAGGACGTTGTTCAGGACATTTTTCAGATGTTGTGGGAAAAACATCCGGTTCTAAACATTCACACCTCACTTTCCTCATTTCTGTATACTGCTGTCAGGTACCGGATTCTAGACCAGTTCAAGCGCAGTAAGATAGAAGACAGGTTTCTCTCCACATTACTAACAGAGATGGAATGTGCGGTTACGAGTACAGACGATGCGATTGCGGAAAAAGAATTTGCCAGAAAAATGGAATATGGGTTAAGTAAACTTCCGCCAAAAATGCGAAGGGTCTTTGAATTGAGCAGAATTCATGAATATTCTTACCGGGAAATTTCCGAAGAAATGAATCTTTCGGACAATACCGTGAAAAGACAAATCAGTAATGCTTTAAAAATCATGCGTGAAAGTGTAAAAAAGGGCTATTTGTTCTTTTGTTATTAATTATTTCATTTTAATCTAACACAAAAGACATTTTCAATCTTCATAACTATATACGCGCCTAATAGTGTTAAGAGTTATGAATAAAAAGGAAGCCAGCCAACTATTCGAAAAGTACCTTGCCGGCAATTGTACGCCGGACGAGTTAATATGGATTAAAAGGGCCTACAACAAAGATATTCCGGATGATATCAAGCAGATTTCCGAACAAAAGTTCAATGAAATGAAGGCTGATATATGGAACAAACTGGATCTGGCAGATCCGGCCCCTTTTAGAAATTATCGTTTATGGCCAAGGATCGCTGTAGCAGTTGTTTTATTAATGACCATAGGGGCAGGTTGGTACTTCTCTACGTTTAAAAAAGAAACAGCTGATCAGCAAGCTGTATCGCTGTACGCCAATGATGTCTCCGCTGGAAAAAATATAGCTGTGCTGACATTAGCCAACGGCAAAAAAATCAGCTTAAGTGATGCCAAATCAGGCATTGTGATCAAAGCTTCGGAAATGACTTATAACGATGGTGCCGTCATAGGAAGCATCAACGCAAAAGGTTCTGAAATCTCTGCCATAAGTACCCCCCGTGGCGGACAGTATCATATCGAATTACCGGATGGCACAAAAGTAACCTTAAACGCCGCCAGCACACTTAAATTCCCTTCAACGTTTTTAGGATTAATGAGCAGAACTGTTGAGCTGGTTGGCGAAGGCTATTTTCAGGTAGCGAAAGATAAAAAGCATCCGTTCATAGTTAAAAGTGCTCATCAGGAAGTGAAGGTGCTCGGGACCCAGTTTAATGTCAATTGCTATCCTGATGAGGCCGGTATAAAAACTACATTGGTAGAGGGCAGCGTGCAAATCACTGATCTTTCAGGTAAAGCGGGTATTAAAAAGCTGATGCCGGGACAGCAGGCTGAATGGATAAATGGTACGATAGGAGTAAGTGAAGTGGATACCGAATCGTCGCTTGCCTGGAAAAACGGGGATTTCATTTTCAATGAGGATATCCAAACAATTATGCGACAGATTTCACGCTGGTATGATGTAGATGTGGTGTATCAGGGCAATATTTCTGAAAAAGAGTATGTAGGGACATTTTCCAGATCAAAAAATATCACTGAAATTCTAAAAGCGCTTGAGCTGACCAAACGTGTGCACTTTAAAGTTGAAGGAAGGAGGGTTACCGTTATGCCTTAGTTTTACAAAATGAGGTTAACTGGTAAAGAACCGGAGGCGTTCGAACCGCCCCCGATCAATGTCCGGTTAATCTGAACTTCATGCGACTAAACACAAATTTTTCAATCATTAACCAAAGCAAACAAATGTATAAAATTTACTATACAATTGGGCATGGCTTAACCAGCTGTGGCCGGGATACCATAATGAAGTCATTGTGGCGACAATTATATCACAATCCGAAATGTAAAAGATGGCTTATGCGGATTAATTTTACTTGTATCATACTACTATTTGCTTTTATTCAAATCGCGTTTGCCGCCAAAGCGCAAAAGATCAGTATGTCAAAATCAAATGCAAGTCTGACAGAACTGTTCAAAGAAATCCGCAAGCA
This region of Pedobacter steynii genomic DNA includes:
- a CDS encoding RNA polymerase sigma factor; its protein translation is MKSDKHKSSDLELLLSLKKGNKTAYAEIYERYWSLLLQHAIGMLQDEDIAQDVVQDIFQMLWEKHPVLNIHTSLSSFLYTAVRYRILDQFKRSKIEDRFLSTLLTEMECAVTSTDDAIAEKEFARKMEYGLSKLPPKMRRVFELSRIHEYSYREISEEMNLSDNTVKRQISNALKIMRESVKKGYLFFCY
- a CDS encoding FecR family protein; the encoded protein is MNKKEASQLFEKYLAGNCTPDELIWIKRAYNKDIPDDIKQISEQKFNEMKADIWNKLDLADPAPFRNYRLWPRIAVAVVLLMTIGAGWYFSTFKKETADQQAVSLYANDVSAGKNIAVLTLANGKKISLSDAKSGIVIKASEMTYNDGAVIGSINAKGSEISAISTPRGGQYHIELPDGTKVTLNAASTLKFPSTFLGLMSRTVELVGEGYFQVAKDKKHPFIVKSAHQEVKVLGTQFNVNCYPDEAGIKTTLVEGSVQITDLSGKAGIKKLMPGQQAEWINGTIGVSEVDTESSLAWKNGDFIFNEDIQTIMRQISRWYDVDVVYQGNISEKEYVGTFSRSKNITEILKALELTKRVHFKVEGRRVTVMP
- a CDS encoding sensor histidine kinase codes for the protein MAEKRKWYQSRYIQEAGFFIAMFILTMLHEWIQIDTLAGFIKGLAFFLVLYLQAKVHRYFVFPLYLQKRFSSYAVVTILSTLAGATLLYTLNYYLIEPDFYHRGSIWFWILYHFVICLISTITIMSLFLIRQFAIELKQRSQDQLMMSEMNIKFLHAQLNPHFFFNMFNNLYGVSLTAPERTPQLILKLSNLMRYQLENGNKPLVSIAEEIQFIADYIVMEKERIGKRCEISFSFPSDQAALSRFRIAPLILITLIENAFKHSLTITRKWSVKINIEISTESLVVCVTNSLPDESLTDSSTGIGLGNIRQRLELLYKDGYQFVTTENEMEYKTILSIQLNRL
- a CDS encoding TonB-dependent receptor domain-containing protein, translating into MLTYFLRICFAVFFMLAIHQPFAVAQVPAQPATGKKTSIISGLVVDSATHKPLDFVTLILTSDKGAVIKTAASAQNGTFTFEVANGGNYILNASYMGYRNYTSSAITLKGGGTIDLGRIALHQQPGMLSEVTVAGKKALIQNKGDKIIYNASSDVSNKSGSASDVFRKAPMVTVDADGGIKMRGSSNIKVLLNGLPSTILAKNLKEALKTIPASSIESIEVITTPSAKYEAEGAAGVINIVTKKKMQGTSGNVDISGGNLEQSAAAGLNVAAGKFNFNLSLNSNRERNRSLSELSRQTIFEGQQIGNLFQRNESVTRSKGAYGNFSTEFRPDSTQKIGATVSLWHGSWPVESKLYNLYNSPQGTSEYNQNSNQDGKFTTFDLSLNYQKKFRQVGQELSLIGQYSPSNDQSDYLTQQYLPTGQRSFRETSPNRGSGNDKSLQADYVHPLGNAGKNIVETGVRYSRTQSKSAYSVFNNRNNPSSVDLTEDPSRSDTMNYFQNIFAGYFSVKFETKNHWAFRSGLRYESTNLGGSFQGPIPSFKAKFGNFVPSMLITKKLGEFHELKLNYTERIRRPWIWDLNPYVNASDPRNLTYGNPNLRPEITRMLEAGYGYTSASGFSLNSSVYFNSNRNAIESLSTLDSLGISRTTSRNIAANRRLGTNVFTSLQLNPNWSLSAGAEFYHVWFESKALNVKNDANFYSFNFNTAYVFSSGYTIQASGDYSNGYVTLQGRSSANYTYRFSARKELLNKKASVTLGINNPFQNRFLQKSFTSASTFNSTSNSWHYNRSFSLALSYRFGSMQAAPDYSKGNHEQGAQPVRRGRGN